The proteins below come from a single Miscanthus floridulus cultivar M001 chromosome 1, ASM1932011v1, whole genome shotgun sequence genomic window:
- the LOC136486706 gene encoding CASP-like protein 4B3 isoform X1 — protein sequence MSESGKADARPSVAPATAAADGDAGAGPADSGGVRSMVERWKMDGAPARARLLLRALAWLFSLLALVVMASNQHGGSQDFRKYPEYNYCLGVSIVAWLYATAQVLRDVHRLSSGRDLIAPRKASAVVDFAGDQVGFVRCAVRVCPRVVGIATIRSNHRCPTWQRRVANRRRLLYASYLSRFFLMKKPGTLVQVVAYFLISAMSAAAPVTDYMRQAADNLFTDSAAAAISMAFFAFVAIGLSALVSGYHLSMEALV from the exons ATGTCGGAGTCCGGCAAGGCCGACGCGCGGCCGAGTGTCGCGCCGGCGACGGCCGCAGCCGATGGCGACGCCGGGGCCGGGCCGGCTGACTCTGGCGGCGTAAGGTCCATGGTGGAGAGGTGGAAGATGGACGGCgcgccggcgcgggcgcggctgcTGCTCCGGGCCCTGGCGTGGCTCTTCTCCCTCCTCGCCCTCGTCGTCATGGCGTCCAACCAGCACGGCGGTAGCCAGGATTTCCGCAAGTACCCTGAGTACAA CTACTGCCTGGGCGTCTCGATCGTGGCGTGGCTGTACGCCACGGCGCAGGTCCTGCGCGACGTCCACCGCCTCAGCTCCGGGCGGGACCTCATCGCGCCGAGGAAGGCGTCGGCCGTCGTCGACTTCGCCGGAGACCAGGTTGGGTTCGTCCGGTGCGCCGTGCGCGTGTGCCCGCGCGTCGTGGGGATCGCAACGATCCGATCCAACCACCGATGCCCAACCTGGCAGCGTCGTGTCGCCAACCGCCGCCGATTACTATACGCTTCTTATCTGTCTCGCTTTTTTCTGATGAAAAAACCGGGAACCTTGGTGCAGGTCGTCGCTTACTTCTTGATATCGGCGATGTCCGCGGCGGCGCCGGTGACGGACTACATGCGCCAGGCGGCGGACAACCTGTTCACCgactcggcggcggcggcaatcAGCATGGCCTTCTTCGCGTTCGTGGCCATCGGCCTCTCTGCTCTCGTCTCCGGGTACCACCTCTCCATGGAGGCTCTTGTATAG
- the LOC136486632 gene encoding SCAR-like protein 1 yields the protein MIRYQIRNEYGLADPEMYAAPGDGEEDDPEALLEGVAMAGLVGMLRQLGDLAEFAAEIFHDLHEEVMATASRGHGLMLRLQQLEAEFPAVEKAIISQTEHSNYPHDDGIEWHANLQLNQNVITQGDMPRFIMDSYEECRGPPQLFTLDKFDVAGAGASLKRYSDPSFFKTEHASNMTETDVLIEKKPRRIKKKAMRWRKGATLESLLTANSEPHITPKDRSSRKVPPRTTKLKSRQPQTPDHKTTSRIWREHLQEVISSQQKIISRYSARHYHVKFRSTDSSETASPFGEMDNFGALQSSDKLDLTKIVPVNESDAVETKSEPTDGPAYLELGDKRILGKQHEPFQQIGMVHGSEKVQDCPNLDVGESNNRSHLTCEEKPLLAGVPADQKDIDGHRADDIVSDQDNFIDACNDMDSEDEEDPEMETECDPSASVELVELNRHNKEGENALYAEPAEVGPAIDSSTGLDNSSSGGEPTCMDLPLSSDSAPPVSATNGPNSGSQSGRQLNGVDWPKDEEPSNDVDLMDVSSSSSVVSENGDAQNNDGLISCLQHKEEAFHSLSDDHAAAIHNSDKQSPDTSSNLDDMAIGWNNYTDKVCHPVEHVQDVVLDDISMVLSKPIDVSEDEDKISSGIADDLSLHPTKPNQEEMQELKKELEEGRSLESGSSPNKLASLPDKDHVMWMNDVEVDNVTIPKETPTGLDSDGIHERQDGISPKHSSIHNNVLYESYDDWITEDMHSLLDDGLSTTFNKHVAEDHQIVVLEQRTCPTSLNTCKDDSMQACAMARDFTDAQKLPGVVSGVLASQEETESHVGETLAPTSCAFSDDTKALEIGVPLAPSTSFLPNTSSSFVEQHELTGTEEIPEVAEFAVAEESTTSGSFVEQHELTETEEIPEVGEFAVAEESTTSGFANDVVPPKEFIDANIHPEKAEVLVTSSTEEATRLDLQLQSPSREDLETMEAIHRNLGAVDDSREDISKKSMLQTDNIPPLIVETTSEKCSGRDDGTQFLVESDYQEELLEEASHNAEDLFLCDLNKDGAVTLNSNTVGKQPVDADQDLAWGMHAQDSSSTNPFLDPAYLMSHTQIYPSSSMNCQPCFPEEEDFLSELLIQHDNMGVTADALWEPATPPDEAPLPSEIMTEDDFRSFCHEYHEIDFSSVTDCSHSEPASDSNKTPNAFLVRESDLPCYNSALPVKLDKEACVHSKFCSECVECSCAVDAQGTTSMTVSGKEDLKDKGETTGVDSHLKSPEFSNDNRSPELNMLSVPVDIQQGLHGLSGVDSCSSSPLLRKEKTSEKCFFPLSNDVEVKQELEIRADLVPHSSINEKIDGLDVAVPVEPEVHACALDEYNNQDVPRRSTSEKNEALTLGKPVLAQGPEGCAFGGFEFDPPIIPSPSVDETKDNLEVRMNMILQSFHHSLRTSFQAEQKSECCTSGEHDSQIVPFPLHDEKIDELDGPPLSNADELDRGSKVCVPHGHDAQITPCSTDGDIHELDRPALSSSTLVDLESEDHVSDDRDSNVASNVAPCLVKDKIDEYVDAQPNLLPGELEQETHAPPELDFRVAPQSVKESDCSTEFDSQTAPCSSNIPVLADTTVLTCISAMPSSEETNQLSPGLPPNVQFQNDSYKDPQAPPPLPPLQWRLGKPRLGLLSRKGCMTEPARVIDPVLQISSQEMDIRLGLLDPTDRSIEPVPSQEIKEDKCESSLIYHNDQNVDFGRLSTRVAVTDVARTEHRPSLEASEDIKQEGHISASATGVEEHLDAGVTSTTADEEHLDDSVMTDGTALYSPEPLFPLPAYELQDPQPDTRENSEHPSHSHGAASGDDKSMDAVGSMESTLTKGHVSENRCYQQHQHGESSSETSDHEEHITNASEDSVKHQSGTSEAPSDTAKHSAPSTLLKGNGQESQLLQEHNVGSSEDDQPGGPLRSLEPMAPQDYPHDEYNLERENRNQASKNIDGLEWPGDKSELVTGLDEGCYAHAELPPVMGWTVGPQMLHPKYGILVEESQFEPNIADNHLIRKPISIKNIPRNPLVDAVAAHDRSSMRKVSELAPSTDKPKPNERNMLIEQIRNKTFSLKPVAPAKPTAMRSPARTSTRNLKVAAIIEKANAIRQAVGSDDEDADSWSDT from the exons ATGATACGGTACCAGATACGGAACGAGTATGGGCTGGCGGATCCGGAGATGTACGCGGCCCCCGGGGACGGGGAGGAGGATGACCCGGAGGCGCTCCTCGAGGGCGTCGCCATGGCCGGCCTCGTCGGCATGCTCCGCCAGTTAGGGGATCTCGCGGA GTTTGCAGCTGAAATTTTTCATGACCTTCACGAAGAGGTTATGGCTACTGCTTCTAGAGGACATGGTTTAATGCTCCGGTTGCAGCAATTAGAGGCAGAATTTCCAGCAGTTGAAAAGGCTATTATATCTCAGACTGAGCACTCAAATTACCCTCATGATGATG GAATTGAGTGGCATGCTAATCTTCAACTTAATCAGAATGTGATCACACAAGGTGATATGCCTCGTTTCATTATGGATTCATATGAAGAATGCCGTGGCCCACCACAATTGTTCACGTTGGATAA GTTTGATGTTGCTGGTGCTGGAGCCTCCTTAAAACGATATTCAGACCCCTCTTTCTTCAAGACGGAACATGCCTCCAACATGACAGAAACGGATGTTTTAATTGAAAAGAAACCTCGTAGAATTAAG AAGAAGGCCATGCGTTGGAGGAAAGGGGCAACTCTTGAATCATTACTCACTGCAAACTCTGA GCCTCACATTACCCCCAAGGATCGAAGTTCTAGGAAAGTTCCACCTAGGACAACAAAGTTGAAATCCAGGCAACCACAGACTCCTGATCATAAAACTACTAGCAGAATCTGGCGGGAGCATCTGCAAGAAGTAATTTCATCGCAGCAAAAAATCATCTCCAGATATTCGGCGAGGCATTACCATGTGAAATTTAGATCAACTGACTCAAGTGAAACTGCATCTCcttttggagaaatggacaattTTGGTGCCCTTCAATCTTCTGATAAATTGGATCTGACAAAAATTGTTCCGGTAAACGAATCTGATGCCGTGGAGACTAAATCTGAACCCACTGATGGACCAGCTTACTTGGAGCTAGGGGATAAACGAATTCTGGGGAAACAACATGAACCTTTTCAACAAATTGGCATGGTCCATGGCTCAGAAAAGGTGCAGGATTGTCCAAACTTGGATGTTggagaaagtaataacagatcaCATTTGACATGTGAAGAGAAACCCCTATTGGCTGGGGTTCCTGCTGATCAGAAAGATATTGATGGCCACAGGGCTGATGACATTGTGAGTGATCAAGACAACTTCATCGATGCTTGTAATGACATGGACTCGGAAGATGAAGAAGATCCTGAAATGGAAACTGAATGTGATCCCAGTGCCAGCGTTGAATTGGTTGAATTGAACCGTCACAACAAGGAAGGTGAAAATGCATTGTATGCAGAACCTGCAGAAGTAGGTCCTGCAATAGACTCGTCAACAGGGTTGGACAATTCAAGCAGTGGTGGAGAACCAACCTGTATGGACTTGCCACTTTCAAGTGATTCTGCTCCCCCAGTGTCAGCCACTAATGGTCCAAACTCTGGTTCACAATCTGGCAGACAATTGAATGGTGTTGACTGGCCCAAAGATGAAGAGCCTTCTAATGATGTGGATCTAATGGACGTGAGCTCATCATCTAGTGTAGTTTCTGAAAATGGCGACGCACAAAACAATGATGGTCTCATTAGTTGTCTACAACACAAGGAGGAAGCTTTTCACTCTCTGAGTGATGATCATGCTGCTGCTATCCATAATTCTGATAAACAGTCACCCGATACATCTAGCAACTTGGATG ATATGGCTATCGGCTGGAACAATTACACCGATAAAGTATGTCATCCAGTGGAGCATGTCCAGGATGTTGTACTGGATGATATTTCTATGGTATTGAGCAAACCTATTGATGTTTCAGAAGACGAAGATAAAATCAGTTCTGGGATTGCTGATGATTTGTCTCTCCACCCTACCAAACCCAACCAAGAGGAAATGCAGGAGTTGAAGAAAGAATTGGAAGAAGGCAGATCTCTAGAATCAGGAAGTTCACCTAACAAACTTGCATCGCTGCCAGATAAGGATCATGTTATGTGGATGAATGATGTAGAAGTCGACAATGTTACAATTCCTAAAGAAACCCCAACAGGTTTGGATTCTGATGGCATCCACGAGCGTCAAGATG GAATTTCACCGAAACATTCAAGCATCCACAATAATGTACTGTATGAATCATATGATGATTGGATTACTGAAGACATGCACTCTTTACTAGATGATGGCCTATCAACTACTTTCAATAAGCATGTTGCAGAGGACCATCAAATTGTTGTGCTTGAACAAAGGACTTGTCCAACTAGCCTCAACACATGCAAGGATGATTCTATGCAAGCATGTGCCATGGCCAGGGATTTTACTGATGCTCAAAAGCTTCCAGGAGTCGTTTCAGGTGTATTAGCTTCTCAAGAGGAGACAGAATCTCATGTAGGAGAGACACTTGCACCCACGTCCTGTGCATTTAGCGATGATACTAAAGCACTAGAGATTGGTGTCCCTCTAGCCCCTAGTACTTCCTTTCTACCTAACACCAGTAGTTCCTTTGTAGAACAACATGAATTGACTGGAACGGAAGAAATTCCAGAGGTTGCTGAATTTGCGGTTGCAGAAGAATCAACTACTAGTGGATCCTTTGTAGAACAACATGAATTGACTGAAACGGAAGAAATTCCAGAGGTTGGTGAATTTGCGGTTGCAGAAGAATCAACTACTAGTGGATTTGCAAATGATGTGGTACCTCCCAAAGAGTTCATTGATGCTAACATACATCCTGAAAAAGCAGAGGTTCTGGTTACAAGTTCAACTGAAGAAGCCACTAGGCTGGATTTGCAACTACAGTCTCCTTCCAGGGAAGATTTGGAAACAATGGAAGCTATTCACAGAAATCTTGGGGCAGTAGATGACTCAAGAGAAGATATCTCTAAGAAGAGTATGTTGCAGACAGACAATATTCCTCCTCTTATTGTAGAGACTACAAGTGAAAAATGTAGTGGCAGGGATGATGGTACACAATTTCTAGTAGAATCTGATTATCAAGAGGAATTACTAGAAGAGGCCAGTCATAACGCTGAAGATCTCTTTCTCTGCGATTTGAACAAGGATGGTGCAGTAACCCTGAATAGTAACACAGTTGGGAAACAACCAGTGGATGCTGATCAAGATTTGGCGTGGGGGATGCACGCTCAAGATTCTAGTAGTACAAACCCGTTCCTGGATCCTGCCTACTTGATGAGCCATACTCAAATTTATCCATCTTCCAGTATGAACTGCCAACCATGTTTCCCTGAAGAAGAGGATTTCCTTTCAGAACTTCTAATACAACATGACAATATGGGAGTAACTGCTGATGCCCTTTGGGAACCTGCAACTCCACCTGATGAGGCGCCATTACCATCAGAAATTATGACTGAAGATGATTTCAGATCCTTCTGCCATGAATATCATGAGATAGATTTTTCATCCGTCACTGACTGTTCCCACAGTGAACCAGCCTCAGATTCTAACAAAACTCCAAATGCTTTTCTGGTCAGAGAGTCAGATTTGCCATGTTATAACTCAGCCTTGCCAGTGAAGTTAGATAAGGAAGCCTGTGTTCATTCTAAGTTCTGTTCTGAGTGTGTTGAATGTTCATGTGCTGTGGATGCACAAGGCACTACATCAATGACTGTTTCTGGTAAAGAAGATCTCAAGGACAAGGGCGAGACAACAGGAGTAGATTCCCATTTAAAATCTCCTGAGTTTTCCAATGATAACAGAAGTCCTGAATTAAATATGCTCTCTGTTCCAGTGGATATACAGCAGGGACTGCATGGCTTGTCTGGAGTTGATTCTTGTAGTAGTTCCCCTTTGCTGCGTAAGGAGAAGACTAGTGAAAAATGCTTCTTTCCTTTAAGCAACGACGTTGAAGTGAAACAAGAGCTGGAAATCCGTGCCGACCTTGTTCCACATTCTTCTATTAATGAAAAAATAGATGGACTGGATGTTGCTGTACCAGTGGAACCAGAGGTACATGCCTGTGCCTTGGATGAATACAACAACCAAGATGTTCCACGCCGTTCAACTAGTGAGAAGAATGAGGCCCTTACTTTGGGCAAACCTGTTCTAGCCCAGGGGCCAGAAGGTTGTGCCTTTGGTGGATTTGAATTTGATCCTCCGATCATTCCATCACCTTCAGTTGATGAGACTAAGGACAATCTAGAAGTCAGAATGAACATGATCCTCCAATCATTCCATCATTCTTTGAGGACTTCTTTTCAAGCAGAACAGAAGTCAGAATGTTGCACGTCAGGTGAACATGATTCTCAAATCGTTCCATTTCCTTTGCATGATGAGAAGATCGACGAACTGGATGGTCCTCCTTTGAGCAATGCTGATGAACTGGATCGGGGATCAAAAGTTTGTGTTCCACATGGACATGATGCTCAAATCACTCCATGTTCAACTGATGGGGATATACATGAATTAGATCGCCCTGCTTTGAGCAGTTCCACTTTAGTGGATCTTGAATCAGAAGACCATGTCTCGGATGACCGTGATTCCAATGTCGCTTCCAATGTCGCTCCATGTTTGGTTAAAGATAAGATTGATGAATATGTAGATGCTCAACCAAACCTTCTTCCTGGGGAGCTAGAGCAGGAAACTCATGCACCCCCTGAATTAGACTTTCGAGTTGCTCCACAATCAGTGAAggaatctgattgctcaactgaATTTGATTCCCAGACCGCACCATGTTCTTCAAATATACCAGTACTAGCTGACACAACAGTGTTGACTTGTATTTCTGCCATGCCTAGCAGTGAGGAAACGAATCAGTTGTCTCCTGGTCTGCCACCCAATGTACAATTTCAAAATGATTCCTACAAAGATCCTCAAGCACCaccccctctccctcctctccaGTGGAGGCTTGGGAAGCCTCGTCTAGGACTTCTGAGTAGAAAAGGCTGTATGACTGAGCCTGCGAGGGTAATAGATCCTGTTTTGCAGATATCAAGCCAAGAGATGGATATTAGGCTAGGTTTGCTTGATCCAACGGATAGATCTATAGAACCAGTACCCTCTCAAGAAATCAAAGAAGATAAATGTGAGAGTTCCTTGATATATCATAATGATCAAAATGTAGATTTTGGAAGATTATCGACCAGGGTTGCAGTAACTGATGTTGCAAGGACTGAACACAGGCCATCCTTAGAGGCTTCAGAGGACATTAAGCAAGAGGGACATATTTCAGCATCAGCAACAGGAGTTGAGGAACACCTGGATGCTGGGGTCACATCAACAACAGCAGATGAGGAACATCTGGATGATTCTGTAATGACAGATGGAACAGCTTTATACTCACCAGAACCTCTGTTTCCATTACCTGCATATGAACTGCAGGACCCTCAACCAGATACTAGAGAAAATAGTGAGCATCCCAGCCATTCACATGGAGCTGCATCTGGAGATGATAAGTCAATGGATGCTGTTGGCAGCATGGAAAGCACCCTAACAAAAGGACATGTTTCTGAAAATAGGTGTTACCAGCAACATCAGCATGGTGAATCATCCTCAGAGACTTCAGACCATGAAGAGCATATTACAAATGCATCAGAGGACAGTGTTAAGCATCAGTCTGGTACAAGTGAGGCACCTTCAGACACAGCAAAACATTCTGCACCAAGCACGCTGTTGAAAGGGAATGGCCAAGAGAGTCAACTTTTACAAGAACATAATGTTGGGAGCTCCGAGGACGATCAACCAGGAGGCCCATTGCGCAGCTTAGAACCAATGGCACCTCAAGATTATCCACATGATGAATATAATTTAGAGAGAGAAAACAGAAACCAGGCCAGCAAAAATATAGATGGCCTGGAATGGCCTGGTGATAAAAGTGAGTTGGTCACTGGCCTTGATGAAGGTTGCTATGCGCATGCTGAGCTGCCACCTGTGATGGGATGGACTGTTGGACCTCAGATGCTTCATCCTAAATATGGTATTTTAGTAGAAGAGAGCCAATTTGAGCCAAATATCGCCGACAATCATTTGATCAGGAAGCCTATTTCAATAAAAAACATCCCAAGGAATCCACTCGTTGATGCTGTTGCTGCTCATGATAGAAGCTCG ATGAGAAAAGTTTCGGAGCTTGCACCATCAACTGACAAGCCGAAGCCTAATGAGAGAAACATGTTGATAGAACAGATAAGAAACAAG ACCTTCAGCTTGAAACCAGTTGCTCCAGCTAAGCCAACAGCCATGAGATCCCCTGCTAGAACCAGTACTAGAAACTTAAAGGTCGCCGCTATCATAGAAAAGGCAAATGCCATCCGACAG GCAGTGGGAAGtgacgatgaagacgcagatagTTGGAGTGATACATAA
- the LOC136479725 gene encoding protein LURP-one-related 15-like: MDMEDAAVPALAVVDARFCAADAATLAVAKALSMSGSDFAVTDAATGALVLRVDGVLFTLRRRCVLVDADRRPVLTVQESALMLNTRWKVFRGDSTLRRDLMFTVVKPSLIQLRGSTKVSVFLASNDAEQACDFRITGSYHDGACAVCLGDSDTVIAKIDWRFSVVSALLGKNSYSVTVNPGIDYAFVVALVVILDEMHFQR; this comes from the exons ATGGATATGGAGGACGCGGCGGTGCCGGCGCTGGCGGTGGTGGACGCGCGGTTCTGCGCGGCGGACGCGGCGACGCTGGCCGTGGCCAAGGCGCTGAGCATGTCCGGCAGCGACTTCGCCGTCACGGACGCGGCCACGGGCGCGCTCGTGCTGCGCGTCGACGGCGTGCTCTTCACCCTGCGCCGGCGCTGCGTCCTCGTCGACGCCGACCGACGCCCCGTCCTCACCGTCCAAGAATCA GCGCTGATGCTGAACACGCGGTGGAAGGTGTTCCGGGGcgacagcaccctccggcgggaTCTGATGTTCACCGTGGTGAAGCCGTCCTTGATCCAGCTGCGGGGGTCCACCAAGGTCAGCGTCTTCCTCGCCAGCAACGACGCCGAGCAGGCCTGCGACTTTAGGATCACCGGCAGCTACCACGACGGCGCCTGCGCTGTCTGCCTCGGCGACTCCGACACCGTCATCGCCAAG ATCGACTGGCGGTTCAGCGTGGTGAGCGCGCTGCTGGGGAAGAACTCGTACAGCGTCACCGTCAACCCGGGCATCGACTACGCCTTCGTCGTCGCGCTCGTCGTCATCCTCGACGAGATGCATTTCCAGCGATGA
- the LOC136486706 gene encoding CASP-like protein 4B3 isoform X2 codes for MSESGKADARPSVAPATAAADGDAGAGPADSGGVRSMVERWKMDGAPARARLLLRALAWLFSLLALVVMASNQHGGSQDFRKYPEYNYCLGVSIVAWLYATAQVLRDVHRLSSGRDLIAPRKASAVVDFAGDQVVAYFLISAMSAAAPVTDYMRQAADNLFTDSAAAAISMAFFAFVAIGLSALVSGYHLSMEALV; via the exons ATGTCGGAGTCCGGCAAGGCCGACGCGCGGCCGAGTGTCGCGCCGGCGACGGCCGCAGCCGATGGCGACGCCGGGGCCGGGCCGGCTGACTCTGGCGGCGTAAGGTCCATGGTGGAGAGGTGGAAGATGGACGGCgcgccggcgcgggcgcggctgcTGCTCCGGGCCCTGGCGTGGCTCTTCTCCCTCCTCGCCCTCGTCGTCATGGCGTCCAACCAGCACGGCGGTAGCCAGGATTTCCGCAAGTACCCTGAGTACAA CTACTGCCTGGGCGTCTCGATCGTGGCGTGGCTGTACGCCACGGCGCAGGTCCTGCGCGACGTCCACCGCCTCAGCTCCGGGCGGGACCTCATCGCGCCGAGGAAGGCGTCGGCCGTCGTCGACTTCGCCGGAGACCAG GTCGTCGCTTACTTCTTGATATCGGCGATGTCCGCGGCGGCGCCGGTGACGGACTACATGCGCCAGGCGGCGGACAACCTGTTCACCgactcggcggcggcggcaatcAGCATGGCCTTCTTCGCGTTCGTGGCCATCGGCCTCTCTGCTCTCGTCTCCGGGTACCACCTCTCCATGGAGGCTCTTGTATAG